One Leptolyngbya subtilissima AS-A7 genomic window carries:
- the nrdJ gene encoding ribonucleoside-triphosphate reductase, adenosylcobalamin-dependent, translated as MVQELPRTRLQGPFPEAAPAAFPVFYRTYSRRGEVVEGQRETWDQVCDRTLAGLVELGNLTAEETALLNRMQRQAKALPSGRWLWVGGTDWSKQPENFSGAYNCTSTDVVDWRAFGLMMDLAMMGCGTGAILEPKYINQIPVIRNRLIVTMAGDIGETPVSERREVTEVTIEGNQVAIRVGDSRQGWVKSYETLLELSTDDRFTGDVSVTIDLRDVRPAGEKLKGFGGVANPVRLSLLYDRCANILNKALGRQLNSVECCLLIDEAAACVVAGNIRRSAGMRQFDSNDELAASAKDNLWQQDAEGNWRIDPERDVLRMANHTRVFHTKPSLQDCIDSVRKQFYSGEGAIQWAGEAKRRAGADDRYGLNPCGEILGANFHCNLAEVHLNQLDPKNLKDQEDAFTAAALSVAVLLNHQFQEPRYQKSRLEDPIVGVSFTGLFDFFVIAFGVEWLRWWEAGRPNTMQGLDFKAKEKEFLTRWKDIVHRVVGEYCDRHNLVRPNRCTTVQPAGTKSLLTGASPGWHPPKAQRFIRRITFRKNDPVAMACIDYGYSIVPSQSDKDENGGLLDDPFDPRCTEWLVEIPVEVPWANLPGADEIAIEKFSAAAQFDFYMQVQKHYTTHNTSATIEFREPELESLAERIYQTIQNDEGYISAALLARFDDLQTFPRLPFEPIDKATFEALKQQVEARRGTENFHAALSRYDAGELIEAGPAGCDSDKCMMPEKKPD; from the coding sequence ATGGTTCAAGAACTTCCCCGTACCCGGTTACAGGGGCCATTCCCTGAGGCAGCTCCGGCGGCGTTTCCCGTGTTTTATCGCACCTACAGCCGTCGGGGCGAGGTGGTAGAGGGGCAGCGCGAAACCTGGGATCAGGTATGCGATCGCACCCTAGCCGGTCTGGTCGAACTCGGTAACCTCACCGCCGAAGAGACAGCATTACTCAACCGCATGCAGCGCCAGGCTAAGGCGCTACCCTCTGGTCGCTGGCTGTGGGTGGGCGGCACCGACTGGAGCAAGCAGCCCGAAAACTTTTCCGGGGCCTATAACTGCACCAGCACCGACGTGGTTGACTGGCGCGCCTTCGGCCTGATGATGGATCTGGCCATGATGGGCTGCGGCACCGGGGCAATTCTCGAACCCAAGTACATCAACCAAATTCCCGTCATTCGCAACCGGCTGATCGTCACCATGGCCGGCGACATTGGCGAAACCCCGGTAAGTGAGCGCCGCGAAGTCACCGAAGTCACCATTGAGGGCAACCAGGTAGCCATTCGCGTCGGCGACAGCCGTCAGGGCTGGGTGAAATCCTACGAAACCCTGCTGGAGCTGTCCACCGACGATCGCTTCACGGGAGATGTCAGCGTCACTATCGACCTGCGCGACGTGCGCCCCGCTGGCGAAAAGCTCAAGGGCTTTGGCGGTGTGGCCAATCCCGTCCGGTTATCGCTGCTCTACGATCGCTGCGCCAACATTCTCAACAAGGCTCTGGGCCGTCAGCTCAATTCTGTTGAGTGCTGCCTGCTGATCGACGAAGCCGCCGCCTGCGTAGTAGCCGGCAACATCCGCCGCAGCGCGGGTATGCGTCAGTTCGACAGCAACGACGAGTTGGCCGCCAGCGCTAAAGACAACCTCTGGCAGCAGGACGCCGAGGGCAACTGGCGCATCGACCCCGAGCGCGACGTGCTGCGCATGGCCAACCACACTCGCGTCTTCCACACTAAGCCCAGTCTGCAAGACTGCATCGATTCGGTTCGCAAGCAGTTCTACTCGGGCGAAGGCGCAATCCAGTGGGCTGGGGAAGCGAAGCGCCGGGCCGGAGCCGACGATCGCTACGGTCTCAACCCCTGCGGTGAGATCCTGGGGGCCAACTTCCACTGCAATCTGGCGGAAGTACACCTCAACCAGCTCGATCCAAAGAACTTAAAGGATCAGGAAGACGCCTTTACCGCAGCGGCACTGTCTGTAGCGGTGCTGCTCAACCACCAGTTCCAGGAACCCCGCTACCAAAAGTCGCGCCTGGAAGACCCGATCGTCGGTGTCTCCTTCACCGGCCTATTTGACTTCTTCGTGATTGCCTTTGGGGTCGAGTGGCTGCGCTGGTGGGAGGCAGGCCGCCCCAACACCATGCAGGGACTTGACTTCAAGGCCAAAGAGAAAGAATTTCTGACTCGGTGGAAGGATATTGTGCACCGAGTGGTGGGGGAATATTGCGATCGCCATAACCTAGTTCGCCCCAACCGCTGCACCACAGTACAGCCGGCGGGCACCAAATCGCTGCTCACGGGCGCTAGCCCCGGCTGGCACCCCCCCAAGGCCCAGCGCTTCATTCGCCGCATCACCTTCCGCAAAAATGATCCCGTAGCAATGGCCTGTATCGACTACGGCTACTCCATCGTGCCCTCCCAGTCAGATAAGGACGAGAACGGCGGGTTGCTCGACGATCCCTTTGATCCCCGCTGCACCGAGTGGCTGGTGGAAATTCCGGTCGAGGTGCCCTGGGCCAACCTACCGGGGGCAGACGAAATCGCCATTGAGAAATTCTCGGCGGCGGCCCAGTTCGACTTCTACATGCAGGTGCAGAAACACTACACTACCCACAACACCTCGGCCACCATCGAGTTTCGCGAACCGGAGCTAGAGTCGCTGGCCGAGCGCATCTACCAAACCATTCAAAACGATGAAGGCTACATTTCCGCCGCCCTGCTGGCCCGGTTCGACGACCTGCAAACTTTCCCCCGTCTGCCCTTCGAGCCCATCGACAAGGCTACGTTCGAGGCCCTCAAACAGCAGGTAGAAGCGCGGCGCGGCACCGAAAACTTCCACGCTGCCCTATCGCGCTACGACGCAGGCGAGCTGATCGAAGCTGGCCCCGCTGGCTGCGACTCCGACAAGTGCATGATGCCGGAGAAAAAGCCGGATTAG
- a CDS encoding ABC transporter ATP-binding protein, whose product MMNSISTGFDPLAMAQKPQREALAARDLSFGYPDQPEVLGNISLTISEGDRVGIIGHNGCGKTTLFMLLCGVFTPAAGEIYLFGEPLKPGQFRPEVALLFQDPDDQLFSASVRDDIAFGPQNMGLDPAEVEARVSQAADMAGIAHLLDRLPHHLSGGEKQMVAIAGLLAMTPQIILYDEPTASLDLRTRRRLIRFLQNSTETVLISSHDLEFVLEVCDRVILIDEGRIIADGCPRRIMGDRALMEAHGLEKPHSLIPHIDPHHGG is encoded by the coding sequence ATGATGAATTCAATTTCGACTGGGTTTGACCCCTTAGCCATGGCTCAAAAGCCTCAACGAGAGGCGCTCGCGGCCCGCGATCTCAGCTTTGGCTACCCTGACCAGCCCGAGGTGCTGGGGAATATTTCGCTGACCATTAGCGAGGGCGATCGCGTCGGCATTATTGGCCACAACGGCTGCGGCAAGACCACTCTATTTATGTTGCTGTGCGGCGTGTTCACCCCCGCCGCCGGGGAAATTTACCTGTTTGGTGAACCGCTCAAGCCTGGTCAGTTTCGCCCTGAAGTCGCTCTGTTGTTCCAAGACCCGGACGACCAGCTGTTTTCTGCCTCGGTGCGCGATGATATTGCCTTTGGCCCTCAGAATATGGGCCTTGACCCGGCAGAGGTAGAGGCGCGGGTTTCCCAAGCTGCTGATATGGCTGGCATCGCCCACCTGCTCGATCGCCTGCCCCACCACCTGTCAGGGGGCGAAAAACAGATGGTGGCGATCGCCGGTCTTTTGGCCATGACCCCCCAGATCATTCTCTACGACGAACCCACCGCTAGCCTCGATCTGCGTACCCGTCGCCGCCTGATTCGCTTTCTGCAAAACTCTACCGAGACCGTGCTGATCTCCTCCCACGATCTGGAGTTTGTGCTGGAGGTGTGCGATCGCGTCATTCTGATCGACGAGGGCCGCATTATTGCCGACGGCTGCCCCCGCCGGATTATGGGCGATCGGGCACTGATGGAAGCCCACGGACTGGAGAAGCCCCACTCGCTGATTCCCCATATTGATCCCCACCATGGGGGGTAG
- the cbiQ gene encoding cobalt ECF transporter T component CbiQ, with translation MGAASLDTYVHRESVIHRWSPRLKLVSLVALMFAFAMVRQLTLVPWMLGLAAMLYGLSGLPVSFLRQRLSYPGLFILSLVVVLPLTVGDTVLGQWGWLTLRQEGLQATLLIVGRFLSILTLGFILLGTTPFLTLLHAMRSLGLPTILADMTLLSYRYLFEIAAMLATMQQAMRLRGFGQRRQRWLRINGQMMQQLAMLAGNLLIRSYEQSDRVYRAMRLRGYGYGGKVAVGQSAAAQPSTLSWGLAAVVLTAAVSLVIAEGLLRL, from the coding sequence ATGGGAGCTGCTAGTCTCGATACCTATGTACACCGTGAGTCGGTGATCCACCGCTGGTCGCCCCGACTGAAGCTAGTTAGCTTAGTGGCGCTGATGTTTGCCTTTGCCATGGTGCGTCAGCTCACCCTGGTGCCCTGGATGTTGGGGTTGGCAGCCATGCTCTACGGGCTCTCGGGGCTGCCGGTGTCGTTTTTGCGTCAGCGGCTGAGCTATCCAGGGCTATTTATTCTGTCGCTGGTGGTGGTGCTGCCGCTGACGGTGGGCGATACGGTGCTGGGTCAGTGGGGCTGGCTGACTCTGCGCCAAGAGGGGTTGCAGGCGACGCTGCTAATTGTGGGGCGGTTTTTGTCGATTTTGACCCTGGGGTTTATCTTGCTGGGGACGACGCCGTTTTTGACGCTGCTACACGCGATGCGATCGCTCGGTCTGCCTACCATCTTGGCGGATATGACGCTGCTCTCGTACCGCTACCTATTTGAAATTGCCGCCATGCTGGCTACCATGCAGCAGGCCATGCGGCTGCGGGGCTTTGGCCAGCGGCGGCAGCGCTGGCTGCGGATAAACGGTCAGATGATGCAGCAGCTAGCCATGCTGGCCGGCAATCTGCTGATTCGCAGCTATGAGCAGTCTGATCGAGTCTACCGGGCCATGCGCCTGCGGGGCTACGGCTATGGAGGCAAGGTAGCGGTGGGGCAGAGCGCTGCAGCGCAGCCCAGCACCCTAAGCTGGGGGCTAGCGGCGGTGGTGCTGACGGCAGCGGTCAGCCTAGTAATCGCTGAAGGACTTTTGCGCCTGTGA
- the cbiM gene encoding cobalt transporter CbiM, which translates to MHIPDGILPAQVCAAGYAMTGVATWYSLRQINRKPDPAAEIPKASLLTAAFFVASSIYIPVPPASVHLILNGLLGVVLGYFAFPAILIGLFFQALVIGHGGITTLGVNAAMMGIPALLAYHIFQGRNTVGKMLKEPTRTGVFSFLGGALGLGIAALIFLALIIFNIPAELNAGAERAAVLTLSVGHVPLAVIEGIFTTMLVLFLRRVKPELLEG; encoded by the coding sequence GTGCACATTCCCGACGGAATCTTACCAGCCCAGGTCTGCGCGGCTGGGTACGCCATGACTGGAGTAGCAACCTGGTATTCCCTGCGACAGATTAACCGGAAGCCCGACCCCGCTGCCGAAATTCCAAAGGCGTCGCTGTTGACGGCGGCGTTTTTTGTGGCCTCTTCTATTTATATTCCGGTGCCGCCCGCTAGCGTCCACCTGATTTTGAACGGGCTACTGGGGGTGGTGCTGGGCTATTTTGCTTTTCCGGCCATTCTGATTGGCCTATTTTTTCAAGCACTGGTCATTGGCCATGGGGGCATCACCACCCTGGGGGTAAATGCGGCGATGATGGGCATTCCGGCATTGCTGGCGTACCACATTTTTCAGGGCCGTAACACGGTGGGCAAGATGCTCAAAGAGCCGACTCGCACGGGGGTGTTTTCTTTTTTGGGCGGTGCCCTAGGCCTGGGGATCGCGGCCCTGATCTTTCTGGCGCTGATTATTTTCAACATTCCCGCCGAGCTCAATGCGGGGGCGGAGCGGGCGGCGGTGCTGACGCTGTCGGTGGGTCACGTGCCCCTGGCCGTTATCGAAGGAATATTTACGACCATGCTGGTGCTGTTTTTGCGTCGGGTAAAGCCCGAGTTGCTGGAGGGTTAG
- a CDS encoding carboxypeptidase-like regulatory domain-containing protein, producing MKLNLTLALTVGLAGWALPAIAHGVTVEHRQISSVEINAQFETGEPMANAQVLVYAPDQPAEPWQQGTTDDQGKFSFTPDAAQPGSWEVMVRQAGHGVVTTIPVGNSSPENSTSDPGTEAADEPNSLISRSTGLSPVQQGITIGSVIWGFIGTALFFARGKR from the coding sequence ATGAAACTAAACCTGACGTTGGCGTTAACTGTAGGCTTGGCTGGCTGGGCGTTGCCGGCGATTGCCCATGGCGTCACGGTGGAGCATCGCCAGATCAGCAGCGTTGAGATCAACGCTCAATTTGAGACTGGAGAGCCGATGGCCAACGCCCAGGTGCTGGTCTATGCTCCAGACCAGCCCGCCGAACCCTGGCAACAGGGCACCACCGACGACCAAGGAAAGTTCAGCTTTACCCCAGACGCAGCCCAGCCTGGCAGTTGGGAAGTCATGGTGCGCCAGGCTGGTCACGGGGTAGTGACCACCATTCCGGTAGGGAATTCCTCTCCTGAGAACTCTACTTCTGACCCTGGGACAGAGGCGGCAGACGAGCCCAATTCTTTAATCTCTCGTAGTACTGGCCTATCTCCAGTGCAGCAGGGTATTACTATTGGCTCTGTAATCTGGGGCTTTATCGGCACCGCTCTATTTTTTGCCAGAGGCAAGCGCTAG
- a CDS encoding DUF4382 domain-containing protein, giving the protein MQRNFFKALKVSALGCLALGVLASCGGESPTATAPEAEPTEPTETASTEGETGTLVIRANGEDFVRQGFTTKDGWKIEFDNLYVSLADITAAQTDPPFDPEVNDTLEAKAEVKVDGTQVVDLAEGDEAAEPVAVGEVEAPAGRFNALAWRMVPAESGPSEGYSIWMQGTATKEGEEIPFTVKVNEELAFTCGDFVGDDRKGILTAGEEADLEATFHFDHLFGDGSAPADDGINTGALGFGPLAALAENGVVDVDSSALQAELSEADYTAFLSILPSLGHVGEGHCAETKLATL; this is encoded by the coding sequence ATGCAACGCAATTTCTTTAAAGCTCTCAAGGTTAGTGCGTTGGGCTGTTTGGCCTTAGGCGTGCTGGCTAGCTGCGGTGGCGAAAGCCCCACCGCCACGGCCCCTGAGGCCGAACCCACCGAACCTACCGAAACCGCCAGCACCGAGGGCGAAACCGGCACGTTGGTGATTCGCGCCAATGGCGAAGATTTTGTGCGCCAGGGGTTCACTACTAAAGACGGCTGGAAAATCGAGTTTGACAACCTCTACGTGTCTTTGGCCGATATCACCGCTGCCCAAACCGATCCTCCCTTTGACCCTGAGGTGAACGATACCCTGGAGGCCAAAGCCGAAGTCAAGGTTGACGGTACCCAAGTGGTCGATCTGGCCGAGGGCGATGAAGCGGCTGAGCCCGTGGCCGTGGGTGAAGTAGAGGCTCCGGCGGGGCGCTTTAATGCCCTGGCCTGGCGCATGGTGCCTGCCGAGAGCGGCCCTTCAGAGGGCTACTCCATCTGGATGCAGGGTACAGCCACCAAAGAGGGCGAAGAGATTCCGTTTACCGTCAAGGTGAATGAAGAGCTGGCCTTTACCTGCGGCGATTTCGTGGGCGACGATCGCAAGGGCATTCTCACCGCTGGAGAAGAAGCTGACCTAGAAGCTACCTTCCATTTTGACCACCTGTTTGGCGATGGTAGTGCCCCCGCTGACGACGGCATCAATACTGGTGCCCTGGGCTTTGGGCCCCTGGCGGCCCTGGCCGAAAATGGCGTGGTCGATGTCGATAGCTCGGCCCTCCAAGCGGAGTTATCGGAGGCCGATTACACCGCTTTTCTCTCGATCTTGCCCAGCCTGGGCCACGTGGGCGAAGGCCACTGTGCAGAAACTAAGCTGGCTACCCTATGA
- a CDS encoding geranylgeranyl reductase family protein, producing the protein MYDVIVVGAGPAGASTAYHLAKQGHSVLIVEKDSLPRYKPCSGAVSPSVAEFFDFDFAPAIDRPMRRVRYTYKLGDPIEAELATTDPIWMVKREVFDHFLVQQAQKLGAQLKDGTAVTAIANQGDYWQVTTTAGTLEAAYLVAADGATGPMAKWLGFPELTLRTASVLEVPAPLGDDCAINFEFGLVKQGCAWNFPKADGYSIGAATFLGQAPADYRKALEKYSQSFGTSLDQGTVYSHPLKLWDGNHPLHTHRAVLVGEAAAIVDPLSAEGIRPGMISGVRAAEAIHAALGGDSQALADYTATMHATWGEDMPWAKRIAGLFFRVPGIGYRVGIKRPTATQRLGQILAGEVRYADIAGRVMKRLSGGLLSG; encoded by the coding sequence ATGTACGACGTTATTGTTGTAGGGGCCGGCCCCGCCGGAGCATCTACTGCCTACCACCTGGCCAAGCAGGGGCACTCGGTGCTGATCGTAGAAAAGGATTCGCTACCCCGCTACAAGCCCTGTAGCGGTGCAGTGTCACCCAGCGTGGCGGAATTTTTTGACTTTGACTTTGCCCCGGCGATCGATCGCCCCATGCGCCGAGTGCGCTATACATACAAGCTAGGCGACCCCATTGAGGCCGAACTCGCGACCACCGACCCAATCTGGATGGTGAAGCGCGAAGTCTTTGACCACTTTTTGGTGCAGCAGGCGCAAAAGCTGGGGGCACAGCTGAAGGATGGTACGGCTGTTACGGCGATCGCCAACCAAGGCGACTATTGGCAGGTAACCACTACGGCTGGCACGCTAGAAGCGGCCTACCTCGTGGCGGCCGACGGCGCTACCGGTCCCATGGCCAAATGGCTGGGCTTCCCTGAGCTAACGCTGCGCACCGCCAGCGTGTTGGAAGTGCCTGCCCCCCTGGGGGATGACTGCGCCATCAACTTTGAATTTGGCCTCGTTAAGCAGGGCTGCGCCTGGAACTTCCCCAAAGCAGACGGTTACTCGATTGGGGCGGCGACCTTCTTGGGCCAAGCCCCGGCAGACTACAGAAAAGCCTTGGAAAAATACAGCCAGTCCTTTGGGACAAGCCTCGATCAGGGTACGGTCTACAGCCACCCGCTGAAGCTGTGGGATGGCAACCATCCTTTGCACACCCATCGGGCAGTGCTAGTGGGCGAAGCCGCTGCCATTGTCGATCCGCTCAGTGCCGAAGGCATTCGCCCCGGCATGATTAGCGGCGTGCGGGCCGCCGAAGCGATTCATGCAGCCCTGGGCGGCGATTCCCAAGCCCTGGCTGACTACACCGCCACCATGCACGCTACCTGGGGCGAAGATATGCCCTGGGCCAAGCGCATTGCGGGGTTATTCTTTCGCGTGCCGGGAATTGGTTACCGGGTGGGCATTAAGCGACCTACAGCCACCCAGCGGCTGGGGCAGATTTTGGCAGGCGAGGTGCGCTACGCCGATATTGCCGGTCGGGTGATGAAGCGGCTGAGCGGCGGGTTGTTATCGGGGTAG
- a CDS encoding BrnT family toxin — MDVYFVLNGVSFVWNDEKAQLNPQKHDGVTFQQAAQVFFDPLLVVVDASRNDEARDAVIGLDTHWNLLYVVYIERESDTIRIISARRATRQEREYYES; from the coding sequence ATGGACGTTTACTTCGTACTCAATGGAGTCTCCTTTGTCTGGAATGATGAAAAGGCTCAGCTCAACCCTCAAAAGCACGACGGTGTAACGTTTCAGCAGGCTGCGCAAGTATTCTTTGACCCCTTGCTGGTGGTGGTTGATGCCAGCCGTAACGATGAAGCACGTGATGCCGTCATCGGTTTAGATACGCATTGGAACCTTCTATACGTTGTCTACATTGAGCGAGAAAGCGACACCATTCGGATTATCTCGGCCCGAAGGGCAACCCGCCAGGAGCGTGAATACTATGAAAGCTGA